In Phycisphaerales bacterium, the sequence TCTGCGATCTGCGCGAGCACCTGGACCGCAAGGCGACGGGCGGCGTTGCCGTGTCCCGGGCGACGTCGGGGGGGCGGGGGGCCCGTCGATGAGCGAGGGGCTCGACGCGAACAACCTGCCCCCGGGCACGGGCGCTCACGGCTGGCTCGCCATCGGCGGCGAGCGGGTCGAGGGCGGCTGGCGCTATCCCGAGCGGAACGCCCAGGGCGAGCGGATCGGCACGCTCACGCGCTGGGACGCCCCGGCAGAGGGCTGTCCTCGCTACGCCGCCGCCAAGGGTGGCAAGCGCGGGCTGATCTTCCCGGCCGACGGCCTGCCCGCCTATGCGGGCACGAGCCCGCGTGATCCTGTCCTCATTGCCGAGGGCGCGAGCGACACGGCGTGCCTGCACAGCTTTGCCTTCACGGCGGTGGGCGTGCCGATGGCGGGCCAGGCGGCGGGCGAGTTGGCGTCACTGCTGCGAGACCTCCATGTCGTCCTCATCGGCGACAACGATGACGCTGGTCGGAAGAGCATCCAGACCCTGGCCGCCGCGCTCGTCGGCGTCTGCGCCTCGGTGCGCTTCACGTTTCCGCCGGACGGTCACAAGGACGTGCGGTCGTGGGTCGCCGACGGCGGGGCGGGTGATGCGGACATCGCGCAGCTGATCGAAGAGGCTCAGCCGTATGCACGGCCAGCGCCGGAGAAGGCCGACCGGCCGCCAGCGCCCGAGTTCGAGCCCTTCCCGACGGACGCGCTGCCGAAGGCCGCGGCCGACCTCGTGCGGGCCGGCGCGGTGTCGATGCAGGTGGATCAGGCGATGCTCGGCCCGCTCGCCTTGGCGGCGATGGCATCCGCGGTCGGGAATGCTCGCACCATCGCGCTGCACGCCTCCTGGCATGAACCCGCGGTTCTGTGGGTGGCGGTCCTCGCCCCCTCCGGCGCGGGCAAATCACCAAGCCTCGCACTTGTCACCCGCCCCGCCGAGCGCCGCGATGCTGCGGCGCTTCGCGAGCACAAGGAGGCGATGAATGAGCACGCCGCTGCGCTTGCCGTTCACGAGAAGGCGATGCGGGGCTGGGAGCGGGCGTCTGGTAAGGGCAACCTGACCGCGACACCGCCCGCAGCTCCGGAGGCACCGGTATGCGAGCGACACCTCACCAATGACGTCACGCTCGAGGGACTCGCGGCCATGCTCGCCGCCAGCCCTCGCGGGTTGCTGCTCGCGTGCGACGAACTGGCCGCGTGGTTCGGCTCATTTGGGAGATATGCGGCGAACAGTCGCGCCGCGGGCGAGGCCTCGCGCTGGCTGCCGCTGCACCGAGCAAGCTCGCTCCGAGTTGATCGTCGCACCGCGCCGCCACTGCTCGTTGAACGGGCCGCCGTGTGTATTGCGGGGATGATCCAGCCATCGGTTTTCGCCGCGGCGCTCACGGGCACGGACTTCGACTCGGGGCTGGTGGCCCGGCTCCTGCTGTCGATGCCGCCAGTTCCGACCCGGCGCTGGCAGCCCGGTGGGATCCCGCCCATCGTCGAGGGGGCGTACAACGCGATGGTCGAGCGGTTGTACGCACTCGATCTCGATGCGGATGAGCATGGCATCGCGATGCCCCGAGCCCTCGCGCTCGATGAGCAGGCTAGCGAACTGTGGGCCAACTTCTACGACTCCCTGAACGCAGACATGGCGGGCCAGGACGAGCGGGCTCGCGCGATGATGTCCAAGATCGAGTGCGCGGCCGCGCGCCTGGCACTCGTCATCCACCTCGGCAGGGTCGCCGCTGGCGAAGGCGCTATCGCCAATGTCATCGATTCCGAGTCGATGGATCGAGGCATCCGGCTGGCGAACTGGTTCCGCCGCGAGGCCGAGCGGACTTACTTGCGCCTCGCCGAGGGCGATGACGACCGTGAGGCTCGGCAGTTGCTCGACCTGGTCCGTCGCAAGGGCGGCAGCGTCAGCGGGCGGGAACTCGTCCAGTCGTCGAGGTCGTTCAAGACCGTGAAGGACGCCGAGGCCGCGCTGTCGCGGCTGGTCGATGCGGGGCACGGGAAGTGGATGTACCTGCCCCAGCGCGGGCCCGGCGCGCCCAAGGCCCGCAGGTTCGTGCTGCCCGGCGCTTCCGGCGATCCCGTCTACAGAAACCACGCTGGCGGTGTCGCGGAAGGGGATTCCGTTTGTGTAGACGCTGTAGACACGCCCACCACCGGCACCGCGGGAGGTGCCGAGTGATGCGATGGAGTGCCTACTGGCTGAAGGCCTTCAACGAGGGGCGGCACATCGACGGCCGCCTCAACGGCGAGTACGTCGCCCGAGTCATCGCCATCGAGCGGCTCTCGGGCATGCCCATCATGCCGCACAAATGCGGCCGCCAGCGCCGGCTCTACCTCGCGATGGCGTGCCTGCGAGGGGAGTGGGTGATCGTGGGTGTGTACGGCACGTCATGGTCAGCAAAGCGGGCGT encodes:
- a CDS encoding DUF3987 domain-containing protein, whose protein sequence is MSEGLDANNLPPGTGAHGWLAIGGERVEGGWRYPERNAQGERIGTLTRWDAPAEGCPRYAAAKGGKRGLIFPADGLPAYAGTSPRDPVLIAEGASDTACLHSFAFTAVGVPMAGQAAGELASLLRDLHVVLIGDNDDAGRKSIQTLAAALVGVCASVRFTFPPDGHKDVRSWVADGGAGDADIAQLIEEAQPYARPAPEKADRPPAPEFEPFPTDALPKAAADLVRAGAVSMQVDQAMLGPLALAAMASAVGNARTIALHASWHEPAVLWVAVLAPSGAGKSPSLALVTRPAERRDAAALREHKEAMNEHAAALAVHEKAMRGWERASGKGNLTATPPAAPEAPVCERHLTNDVTLEGLAAMLAASPRGLLLACDELAAWFGSFGRYAANSRAAGEASRWLPLHRASSLRVDRRTAPPLLVERAAVCIAGMIQPSVFAAALTGTDFDSGLVARLLLSMPPVPTRRWQPGGIPPIVEGAYNAMVERLYALDLDADEHGIAMPRALALDEQASELWANFYDSLNADMAGQDERARAMMSKIECAAARLALVIHLGRVAAGEGAIANVIDSESMDRGIRLANWFRREAERTYLRLAEGDDDREARQLLDLVRRKGGSVSGRELVQSSRSFKTVKDAEAALSRLVDAGHGKWMYLPQRGPGAPKARRFVLPGASGDPVYRNHAGGVAEGDSVCVDAVDTPTTGTAGGAE